ATCTACTTTGTTAGACTGCATGTATTGGCTTTGAGGGTGGTGTGTGACTGAGAGCTACAAAaacatatcttttttttttaaagatttttttgtatCAGGAAATAATGTAATTTGTGACTGCCTGTCACTCTGTTATCTGAATTTATAAGCCACATATCTCATGGTGTAAAAAGGAGAAGGGCAAAAATGTATTAACTAAAAATACgtgaaatataaattattatatttttctgcaaagattttttattttattttaaaattttggggttttttaacttttttttttttccccccacagtcTGTACATGATTTTTAATTCCCAAAGCAGGCAAACTTTTGCTCACACCAAAGTCCTGTAAACCATCTGTGGGCTGAGAGTATTTGACAGAGACTGGATGGGAGGAACAGTCCCAACCAGAAACCCAGAGGTGTGTGAGGAATCAACGGGCAAATTCCCATTCTACCTGTCTGCAACAGCGATCCCCAGCAGTCTGCCCCGTTTCCCTGAGAGCACTTTTGAATGAGAGGCCTTTTTCATCGGTTATTGTCCACCCAGCCAAAGGCaggctccctccctccctgccagcctcctTTCAGCCTCACACGGATGTGTCAAACACATGATGAACTCGCTCCATTCATGGCTGCCTTCCGTGATcccaggacaaaaaaaatgagTTAACTGAACTGGATCGAATTAGCTCGGTGAAAACCAAGAATGTCTCTATTTAACCAAGTGTGGCGTTAATTTGGGATATCTTTCTTTTGGGACTGTTTCCTCATGTTAGACAAGATATAGAATAATACGGCCTGACTGCTCAACTGGGCGACTTTCTGAAAGGTTTAAAAAGCAGGATCTTTCACTGCCTTGAATGACTTTAGAGTTTCTGTGAAATAAGTTCTGGGACTCTTTCTCGTAGTGGCAGCTTAAAACGAAAGTGGCAGTTCTGACTCTGAGAAGCTGCGGTTCAAAATGAGAAGTATAAATCACTGGCAATATGGACTAGTTGTTTGGAGTAAAAAAACCTGCAATCATTTCTGTAAAATTGTGGACTTCATAACTGCAATTACAAAAGAGAACATCTGTGTATTTTTGCAGGAAGAAACTTGAAtacacttgcaaaaaaaaaaaaaaaaaaaaaagaagacaagcTATTAAAATATTCCCCAATAAAAATCCAAATGCCACGAAGACTCATACTTTAAGATTTGTAGAACATATACTGCTTCTcgaggaagaagaggaagaaacagGTGCTGAGATTGCatataataacatttttctaaatCCAAGTGTCTGCTAAGTGAGGTGAGAGCTCGTCAGCCTTACTGAGCCCTGCAAGGTTTCCTGCCAGTGCTCCCAGCCCGAGGTGAGCGTGAGCAGACACAGACCCCCACCACTGCCCCCCAATTTCACTGTCTCAGGAGCAGGGAACACCTCAAAAGAAAATCGTGTAAAATTATGAATTCAAACAGTTGGTGGAGTTGTCTGTTTGGTGCATTGTAATTCACgagagcatttatttttttagtttaaatttcATCACAATAATAGACCCGTAAAGTTGCCACCTCACTTGataattatataaattaataattatataaaacaGGCCTCTAAGACTGCAGCCCACACTGTACAAGCAATACAGGCTTCCTCTGAGCAACCATTCTCTTGACTTCCTAAAAGCATTCTGAAATGACTGACCTAACGATTagaaaaaataacattgttTTCTCCTGTGTTACAGCAAGTCCATAGTGATAGTATTAGTTATAATCCagtctctggggttttttcccagggtTTGATACTCTTGCTACAAAAGAAGTTCACATGTTCACAGCttgggaaaaaagtaaatttttggATTTTTGTAGGGCTCTTTTGAGTGAGGCTTACTGTGAACAGTGATAGTGAAAAACTGGCACTGTGGGATTCTATAATTATTATTTGCCCATTATACCCAAACTAAATTTGCCCAGTttacaagtaaaaaaatatacttATTTTCTAACAAAATGAACTTTTGATGTGCCTTATGTGCCTCTAGATGATGTCTCATACTAATTTTTAACAGTTTGTCTCTTACAAGTAATAAACTTTCATTCTCTCAGATCACCTTCAagacaggagctgctgaaagGGAGGAAAATCCTAGCAGCACAGACTGAAAATCAGCTGCAGTAGATCATGGAAGTGACACTGAGCCACCCAAGTTGCACATCATCCCTACCCCTCTCTAGGTAGAAGAGACTTCTCCAATCCAGAACAATAATGAGTCCTGCCCCCCATTTCATTCATCTGGGAATTCAATTTGTGTCACTGACAGTTACTTCATAAAAAAGATGGTTTTACCAGATTAAATCATACCCATTATTTTATTGTTCCGTATTATTTTGCAGTTTCGGATATAACtttccttttacatttttcctgAATAGTAAAGTTTGTTTGAATTTCTGAGGTTTTATTAGCTTAGATTTCAATTTTAGCTCATCTGAGACAAGAATCCTTTTCTATCACCCTGCTCCTGAGGGTAGAAAgtgatgagaaataaaaatagtataAACTAATAATGGAGACTTGGATTACTATTTCATAATCATAGCAAGCATAGATATTTTGTACtttattgttattttctctgcttaaaaatatttcattagaacaacatgaaactttttttaataacagtttTTTATGGTAATTAAATACTTCCATTGCATGTTGATAATTTACAGTTTGTACAGGAAGAATACAGTGGAGTTGAATTCAGGATGTGTTACAAGCTCAAGTTTATGGTTGCATCTTATAATTTTGTCTACCGAAGTTTAACGGTAGTTAAAAATTCAAACATCAGGTCTAGTGGCTACTTAAATATTTAGCTTCTGAATGCCTAGAGATTAAAACAATCTTTATCAAATCTTTCCTATAACTGATTTAAACATTTTAGTGCCATTTAGTCTGACAACATAATGAATGGGAATCAGACTCCTAAATTATGCTCCATAGAATGAGTATTTTCTTAAGGAGCAAAAGCTTTTTACTTATCTTTTGCTATTCATATTAGTTACATGACAGTAGTGTAAACTGTTAGAAACTAAAATTAGGATATTTACATTAATGATTACTATTCAAAGTATTAAAATCTTTGTTAACTTAACACTCTGTATAATATCCATTATAGCACAATGAGCTAAGTGTGAgctttcagtttttttcctttaatatggAATATCTGCATATAGGTAATTAGCAAAGCTCTGCCATATTAACTTTTCATTAGATTTGAAATTTCTATTGCTATCCTACTTCTTGGTCTCTGGACCGATTCTTAGTACAGTGCttatgcatttttctttggaCTCTCACAATATATATCAAAATCTTGAAATACTAGGATGCCATTTAGGTTATTACTATTGcgctaggggaaaaaaaaccccaacaacaaaacaaaggaaattaataaaatcagaTACAGTTAATGAAATTCAGAAACTTAGCCTTCCATAGAATATTGTCAGCCTGCTGTGCCTGGCAATGCAGAGCTCACTTTATGTTCTCAGAAGGAATGAATGTCTTGTCTGGCAGCTAAAACATGCACAGATTGTgcatatttccatttattttgcaATTAGATTCTGGGGAACATCACTTAAGACACTTCACAGTATAAATTGTTCTGATGTCAAGCCATGTTCTGTGGCCTTTTGGAGCTTGGGTAACCCCAGGAGGACACAAAAAGAGGATCAGGTTTTGCGGCTACCACTGCCTTTCCTTGGTGAGTTAGAATTTtagtatataaatatttctccttttactAGGAGTTGTGCTACAGCaaaaaagttggtttttttttttttctcagaagaccACTAAAGAACTGTTAGACTAAAAGTTGTGCCAGTATCTCCACTGGAAGATCCTATTATTAGAGATCTCTAAgtcaacaacaaacaaacaaacaacatctCAAACAATcctaaaattacattttacattgAAACTTACAGATCtatttttgaattattaaaagaCTAGAGCTAATCCTTAGCTCTtataatgaaacagaaaacaaagtgcATTGCTTTTACATAGTTTCTGaatttattaataaagaaacaatggaacaaattctttttttaaaataaaatagaacagGCAGTGcattttcccttgggaaagatAATATGCCTTATGTATCCTCTCAAAAAAGATTTCACATGCCCTAATGTGCACGAAGAGACAGTGAAAGCTTGAAAAAATCTTGTCACACAGCCAGCAGGATGAACTTTCCTAACAGTTTTCCTAAAACAGTCAACTAATTAGGAGTGACTGATTGATGGTAAGGAGTCTGCAAAAGTCAAGATTAATACCAAGTATTTCTACAATATCCCACAAAGAACTGATTGCTCCAGCCCATCTTAGTCATGTCCCAAATGATGTGACCACTGCTTTGTAGGAGCTTTGCAAAAGATTACATTATTCTCTTATCACATGCAGTGATCTTTTAAATCAGATGATAACAGTCCTGGCAGGACAGACTAAGAATCTCTGCATGACTTCTGCTTGTTTTGAAATTTCTCTTTACATCTCATGTACCAGCAATGTATTTCTCTTGTTGAAATAATGTCCCACTGACAGTTTTACCACACTAAATTAACAAACATTAACAGACTAAAGTACAATTTAAGCGCTGCCATAGTCCATCAATATTCTAACTAGACTGTAGATCACAGCTAACTGAAGTTTAGTCAAATTTCAgtagagaacagaaaaaaaaaatattcaaatcaaGAAAAGCAAGGTGGACGTACATTGTTCTTAAAATAAGACATGCTAACACtgacagaggaaataaaattctgacAATACCATAGCCCACCTGATGTCAGTTTTTTACTAACTGAGAAATAAAAGTGCTAAAATGTCCTAACAGACCTTACTGCTTTAGCAAGCACAGCAATATCTAGAGAGCAACATTTCTGAAAAAGGCACGTGCAAAGTAGAAAGAGTGGATTGCATTGTACACTGGATTTCCTATTTGGCAGAGAAATACACAGCCACTACAATCCTTTGCTCTCATCAGGCAACTTTTGGGGTTCATTCCAATGGAGCTGTTGCCAGTAACTCTTCAAGATTGGAATCATTTAACACTGACTTTGATTATGTTGAAGTTAATGCACTAATAACTCACCCTCAGTGTGGCTTGGGAAACAGGTTTTACTTTAGAACTTCAGCTGACTCGAGGCACCTGCTCTACTGTCACAGCTCAAGAGACAAGCTGGAATCCAGTGGAACACTAGGGTGTTGCAAAAGCTTCTTTAACCACCTGACCATCACACATTCCAAACGTTAATGtttgctgaaaagcagcagacaTCAGCTGTTCTTCAGACTTAACAATTTAAAATGATCCAAACACACTGCTGCTATCAAAAGCCTCCTGTTTTCATGGCACCTCACTGGTTTTTTAACAAATCTAATAATGACCATATCAAAATGCAAAGACATTGCTTATTTCAAACACTGCCTCCAttgggaaaagcaaaactgaagtcCCTGATTTGTTTGGAATATGTGACATTGAGGCAGCTCCAACAGCCACGTGTGATGAAGGTGGGAGAGAGGCTGAAGGAAATCACCACATTCAGAAATTACAAGCAGAAAGATGCAAAAGAGTTGAAGGattgggttggtggttttttttttttttctttttgagctgCAAATTTGAAAAACTGCTGAAACAGTAAGAgcatacagaaaaagaaattaagtaatattttcataatttatgCTCAAGTTCACCAGTGATTAATATTATAAACATGAGCATTATTTGTAATTGTTACAGTGAATCCTAGTAAGACACaagtttctttctcctccactATTCCATCTTCCATGTTGCTTAGAATGTAACATACTTAATGCCACAACTTGAGATAAAGTGTAATCCGTATGTAGACAAAagctttgtcttcttttctcttaaGTGTAACAATAGCTAGGTCAAGGAAATGATATTTTagaagtgttttttttaatgcctttctcCATTCATGTATACATATATGcgtatatatgtgtatatacagACACAGACATTGGTGTATGTGgatatatcatatatatatatatatatacacacacaaaatgttTAGTAGAAAGCTCCCAAACACTTACCAATCCAGTTTCCCAGATCTGAAATTTGATCTGACTAGTAACAACCTGTCAGCTTTAAATATTGGACTATTTGTCTCCCTGCGTCCAGTGCCTAAGATCTTGTTAATTACCTAAACTCCCTTTCTGTAGGTCTTGTTAATTACCCGTCTCCTGTCTCAGAGGACCTTGTTAATAACTTGTACAATCTCTCTAAAAAGGTCCTAATAACACATTAAAATTAAAGATGCTTTTCTTTTAGCACTTGTCAAGTGGTGTAAATTGAGAAATTTTCACATCCGTTTATTAGCCTGTAGTGTAGTGTCATGTATTTTCCTAAACAAAAACAATTTCAGAAAAACGATGCACAAGCTTTGGTTATGGCACAAAACAATCTTTGTTTTCCAGGAGCACCCTCAGTTTCTTTAACTGTGTTCAACACAAAAGCCACGTGGCTTCTGATTGCACATTAACCTCCTGAGAGCCATGACAAGAGCAGTAATTGTAAGAATGAGTGCAATTTAAGGCAATACTAGGCAAAAGCTTCAAAACAATGCATTAGGAAGTACAAAACCAAATTTATTACTGGTAAATGCTGGCTAAGAGCACTAGACATTGTTTGCTTAAAAATTCTTCATTGGCTGTATGAACCTCTGGAACTAACAGATCTTGTAGTATTTgcaaaaccagtattttttgTTCCACTATGAGActcctgcatttttaaattgccACGGAATCAGCTCATAAATCTCTCTACTAAGCCTACAGCAGACAATGGAACCTCCAGTCTTAACACTGCAATATCATATCTATAGAAACATCTTAAAAATACTCATTTATCCACTCAGGGTTTGCAGGAGGTAAAGTATCATCCCTATTTTACAGGTTTAGCCAAAGCCAGAGAACAAGCCTTATCCAGATCAGAGATTAACAGAAGTTAGGGGTCAATATTTTGTGATTTCCTGTCAATAAGTATTATATACAAACCAAATaggttttgctttgcttttccaaaatGCCTCTAAAACCTTGAAACAATgataataatagcaataaaagtaagtaataattttcaaataatcCTGGCATacttgcttttggaaaaaaattaaaaaaagtccTACCAGTGTTGCTGAACCACTTCTATAATTTTTGAATCAGCAGTTGAGCAACATGTGGAAGATGTACTTATCTTCATTTGTTTAATGAGTAAGTACAAGTAAATAGTGACAGAGCATGCAGACAGCCAGCTAAGCACTCAAGGATGGGCTGGTGAAGGGTTATTCAGCAGCTCACCCAGCTGGTGCTATGAGCTTCTGTTCTTCACATTGTTACTGCTCAGTCAACATCGCCAACCACAATTAATTAGGATGGACTTAAGCCTGACCTAAAGTGCACCAAAGCCACTGAAAAGCCTCCCACTAAGGTTACAGATATGGCTTCATCAGCGCTGAGAACTTGACATTCACACTACAAACATGAAGGAGCTGggtttggttgattttttttttttttttgagggttgGATAAGAGGGTTGCTGTGGGTTGGGCTTTTTCCTCCCACTTTGCTCTGTGTCCAGCCTGGTCCCACAGACTGGATGTTTTATGGCTACAGTGTGCTCTTGGAATACATCCTTCAGTGGGATTTCATCAGCTCAGGATGTTCCATCACCCAAACCATGGCTTAGTGAAGTGAGGTTAAGTGGGAGATCCACCTGCAGAGCCAACACCTGATCCACAACAGAACACTAATTTGGACACATCTTAATAAAAATATACTGCCTGGTTTACTTGCAAAAATGGGATTCATCCAAAAGAGCTTAATAGCATGTTGAGTAAATAAGAAACAACTCAGACACTAAATTCCCTGTCTACGCTTTCTGCATACGGAATTTGTTACCCAGCCTCATTTATTTTGTGCCCACATATTCATACAAATTCTTTCTTCAGTATTACTagttcaaaaaaattaaaaatggattcCATTCGAGAAATCCTCCACAGATAAAAGGTAAACTTAAACTGTAAACTTATTAAATATGCACATTTTGTATTAGTTTctacttcaaaagaaaataattgtagaAGATACATTTGAAAGAAAGTAAACTAAGTCTAAAAGGTTCAGGCAGAACATCATAATGGAACATACGAAAATCAAGAGCTTCTAACTTAACTTATTGCAGGCTAGATATTATGCCATAATAGCTGTCTCACAAAAAAAGGTCAGAATGTTTACTATTTGTggctttttgaaaataaaatagtatcTATATGTCTTATCAAAAGTTTATGTTTACATAAAAGTCAAGAACTAGTAAAAGGGATTCTCATACAAAGACAGAAACAAATGACTAGAGTCCTTCTGAATGGGCATTGTGATGAgctttttaattacaaaacaaagacaaaaagtcCATCATGATTACCATTAAGTTTTATATTTATCAAGATCTGCTGCATTCAAGAACTTCAAAAGATTTCACTACTTCTATCTAACATCTGCCTGAATACAGTGTTTCattcaaaaaaaatcaaatgctatgaaattttaattgttatttGAATTATTCTTCTTTAAAGGAGCTTATTTAAATGGAAGTTAAACTTCTGACAAATCAAGCCACAACCTAAACTTATGCTAAtccagagaaatatttcattaaataaaaaatattgaagaatGTCTATATATTTAAGACACTAGTAACTGACTGGACTCATAGAAGGCACTAAGAAGATAATTTGTTGAGGTCACATGAGCTTCTAGCAACAGATTCTTTTCTATAGCAGTTCCATTTCAATTCATTTCCCTAATTGACATGAACAGTTTTGTTAAGGAAATGACTCTTAAGTTTAAATCAGGAGTGCATGCGTTCTGacccatggaaaaaaatgagttGGGACACAATAAGATCCTTCTGTTCTAAGAGAACAAGATAACAAaccctctatttttttttttaaaaaagaaactactCTAGTGTCATTAATTAAGGAATTAATACATGGGAAAAGGTGAATTTTTTAGaaacatgtttttcatttaaaacagtGATTGATTTTACAGCATTTAGATTCCAATTTGAagctttttaatttcaaatgcattttctacTAAATTTAAGTCATTACATAGAAATGAATAATTACCTTGAAAAAGCAAAGACTGTTAATTTCTGGcatttatattaaaaactaTGCAAAGGAATGAAAGTTAATTAACTTCTTAAACATTTATCTACTGTGAACAGTATATATGGGTGGcagtgtatataaatatatatatatatatatatatttttttttttttacatgtatGAAGAGAGACAGCCTATCTTTTTCActagcaaacaaaacccaggaaGGAAACTAACTGTGGGTTACActttttcttaaggaaaacaAGTAAAGCATTGAAAGACAAACAAAGATTAAAATGGATTATTTAAATCAAAGTTGCTTATCAGCCCTGTAACTTAATTCATTCTGCTCAAGACATAAACTGCTGCCTCGTGCAACAATTTCAATACATAGAACCCAGCAAAGCTGCAGCGAGCCAAACAAATTCAAGTGAGATAAAGAATTCATGTGAATGCTCCCATTTAGAAGCAGAATGTTCTTTAATTCTTGTATTCTAATGTATAAAACctaaatactctttttttttttttccccaaatagtGACATCCACAAGATTTCTCTTCACTACTTCCATTTGCACGGCTCTTTCAGTTGTTTAGTTTCCTCTTCTTACACTTGAAACCTTTCCCTCTCAAAACCTGACTGAGGGAGATGTAATATATTAGCAATGAATATTCACTGAAAGCAGAAGATTTCAGGGAGAGCCCATCCTGAAGCACAAACAGGGTCTTCCACAAACACAAGCACCCAAGAACCTTCACAGCACATATTAGTAATAAAAAAGTCACTTCAAAACCAAGTAGGAAACTATCAAATTACATAAAAAGTTTGTAACATACTTAGAAACAGACAAGCACTGATATAAATGTGCATAAAGCACAAAGACTGTGTTCATCAACacttcacattttcatttatataaCATGTTCAAGATATCAGATTGAAATCCAGCAAAAACCTACCTTGAAGACGGCAACATGCTCGTAGGCTTGAAGTTTGCCATAAAAGGATTAGTCGAATCGTAATCAAAACTCTCCTGATGAGCTTCCCCAAATGCACTCGGTGATTTCAAGTCAGTAGAACTCTCTGATCCCCCATTGCTAAGTTTATCTGACCTCTTGCtatctttttttccagtcactCTTTCAAAAAGActaactttctcttttttctcttttttaatgtcttttctgATCTCAACAGGTTTGGAAAACAGACTTATGTTTTGATCCCACGTTGCTGGGCTTTCTTCAAATGGATTCTTCTGTCTTGGCAGTGTAGCAAATTTTTGGGGTAACGAAGCACTCACATTAAATGGGTCATTTTGTGCTTCAAGTGCAGTCTCATCAACTGTGCTGTCAAGTTGGCTCATTTTAGAAGTATCAACACTTAATGTCCTTCTGTGTGGAGATTTTAGACTCCCTGCAAACAATCTGTCATTAGTATATTATCAATGAGACACTATATCACAGTTTATGACATGCAGAAAACCCATTTTAGCTTAGATCAAGAAGCTTTGTGATTGAGCTTCAGTTCAGAACACTGGTGAGTAActaagccattaaaaaaaaataaaaaaataacagctgTGGCCTCGATTTCATGTTTCAGAAATGTTTATGGATAGGCACCACGggaaatttttgtttcctgcatgaaaatgaagctcTACAGAGGAGACAGCTATGAGTGGTGTGCCATTTCAGAAAGAGACAGCAGTATGCTGTTGCAAAATAACTTTGAgcaatgcaaaatattttcagttctttgcATAAATCAGGTTTAAAAATAGGTgataaaaaagttttttactttttaattagaCTTATTTATCACAAGAAGCTATTTTGCCTTTCTTATGCTCAGAAACAGCAATTATGAGTTACCAGCAATTaaagaaagcataaaaaataaGCCAGCAATATCTCTTAACATTTTGGCCTTGTAAGTGCTTCGTAAACTAAAGTCACAGATTCTGAACGCCCTAATAATGAGCTGTAATTGTAATTGTCGTGAGTTTTACTTACCCCCTTCATCAACCGAACCAAAAGACTCCAGCTGACGCCTGAAAAGATGGGTGTAGCCAACAGTGCtggatttcattttctctgaggAGACGTGTGGTCCTGTCAGATCTGACATGGAGTGAGCTGAGGACAGCCGCTGAGGTCCCAAGAGgaaaggtttttttggttttgatttcatTTGCACTTCACCACTACACACCTCTAGATTTGTATCAGGTATGTGAGTGCTTGGGATGATTGCAGAAGATGTATCTGAAAACGTCCCATCGTTTTTCCGACCCTTCATTTTGTCTTTTAGTTTAGCAAATGGggatttggttttgtctttcattGACAAATCAAACATACTTGCTGTCATGTTATTCCTCATAAACTGAATATTGACGTTTATTTCTCCTCTGTCTTTAGTTCTTTTCCCTTGTCTGGATTCTAGGGGAAACCACcttaaagaagaaagagagcaaaTTAAATTGTGTTTTCTAAAGGCTATCATTACACTCTAACGCATCTGGTTAGAACAATTTAAAGTATGAAAATCCAAATCCTATATCAAAGATTCAACCATTCCTGTact
This portion of the Hirundo rustica isolate bHirRus1 chromosome 8, bHirRus1.pri.v3, whole genome shotgun sequence genome encodes:
- the RAB11FIP2 gene encoding rab11 family-interacting protein 2 gives rise to the protein MMLAEQAQKWFPTHVQVTVLQAKGLKPKGKNGSNDAYTIIQLGKEKYSTSVAEKTLDPIWKEEASFELPGLLMQENPEKYILYLIVMHRSLVGLDRFLGQVAISLNDIFEDKQRRKTEWFPLESRQGKRTKDRGEINVNIQFMRNNMTASMFDLSMKDKTKSPFAKLKDKMKGRKNDGTFSDTSSAIIPSTHIPDTNLEVCSGEVQMKSKPKKPFLLGPQRLSSAHSMSDLTGPHVSSEKMKSSTVGYTHLFRRQLESFGSVDEGGSLKSPHRRTLSVDTSKMSQLDSTVDETALEAQNDPFNVSASLPQKFATLPRQKNPFEESPATWDQNISLFSKPVEIRKDIKKEKKEKVSLFERVTGKKDSKRSDKLSNGGSESSTDLKSPSAFGEAHQESFDYDSTNPFMANFKPTSMLPSSSFNVNPSGIEDLRKKTEGNPFDATAGYRNLTYEEVLQELVKHKEQLKKKDSHIRELEDYIDNLLVRVMEETPSILRVPYEPSRKAGKFSKS